One genomic window of Elusimicrobiota bacterium includes the following:
- the bioB gene encoding biotin synthase BioB translates to MPLLESCNAHDLSLKSLAGEPLSREEARAVLEWPDEELLDLISAAHRVRRAHFGRKVKMNFLVNLQSGLCAEDCSYCSQSKISKAPIEKYTFLSSDEVLALADRAVSAGAARLCLVASMRGPSERDLVSLNESVRRVKERHPRLEICTSMGLLKEGQADQLKKSGVDAYNHNLNTSESHYEKICHTHTYQDRVDTVEKAKAAALSPCSGAIFGMGESLADVIDVAFRLRETGVDSIPINFLIPMPGTSLQGTNELTPNRCLKILCLFRLVNPSMELRIAGGRELHLRSLQTLGLYVANSIFVGDYLTTKGQSADADRRMIQDMGFEVVGDDVKSPMAQDPQVELVTRATRQ, encoded by the coding sequence ATGCCCTTGCTTGAATCCTGTAACGCACACGACCTGAGTTTGAAAAGTCTGGCCGGCGAGCCTTTGTCTCGGGAAGAGGCGCGCGCCGTTTTAGAATGGCCGGATGAGGAGCTTTTGGATTTAATCTCCGCGGCCCATCGGGTTCGTCGGGCCCATTTTGGGCGGAAAGTTAAAATGAACTTTTTAGTGAACCTCCAGTCTGGGCTTTGCGCTGAGGATTGTTCCTATTGCAGTCAGTCGAAGATCTCAAAAGCTCCCATCGAAAAATACACCTTTCTCTCTTCCGATGAGGTGCTTGCTCTGGCCGATCGGGCGGTGTCGGCGGGGGCCGCGCGGCTTTGTTTAGTGGCATCCATGCGGGGACCGTCTGAGCGAGATTTGGTTTCATTAAACGAATCCGTTCGGCGGGTGAAAGAACGTCATCCCCGTCTTGAGATTTGTACCTCCATGGGGTTACTGAAAGAAGGGCAGGCCGATCAGCTCAAAAAATCCGGGGTCGACGCTTACAATCATAACCTGAACACCAGCGAATCCCATTACGAAAAAATCTGTCACACCCACACCTATCAGGATCGGGTGGACACCGTTGAAAAGGCCAAAGCCGCTGCCCTTTCCCCCTGTTCCGGCGCCATCTTTGGGATGGGGGAGTCGCTCGCGGACGTGATCGATGTGGCTTTTCGTTTGAGGGAGACGGGGGTGGACTCTATCCCGATCAATTTTTTAATCCCGATGCCTGGGACATCGCTTCAGGGGACAAACGAACTGACCCCGAACCGGTGTCTCAAGATCCTGTGTTTATTCCGTTTGGTCAATCCCTCCATGGAACTTCGCATTGCAGGGGGACGGGAACTTCACCTGAGGTCTCTTCAGACCCTAGGTCTTTATGTGGCTAATTCTATCTTTGTGGGTGATTACCTGACCACGAAGGGCCAATCGGCAGATGCGGATCGGCGGATGATTCAGGATATGGGGTTTGAGGTGGTGGGGGACGATGTGAAGTCCCCCATGGCCCAGGACCCACAGGTGGAACTGGTTACCCGCGCCACGCGTCAATAG
- a CDS encoding PilZ domain-containing protein, translated as MKEKALPGPEPHEFHWTMEGIRREAEIPAPPRSPHLHVAAEDDAVGDSENRRYPRIDLTLPILYKILPDAPLVASQAALPTVPTKVDNISPTGACLVLAEKLPKGTNLALSFHVEKKGPISAVGRVVWAKPTETAHHFLTGLEFVVVYRKTHTKTEYLNTSVLKDLLDPS; from the coding sequence GTGAAGGAAAAAGCGTTGCCAGGACCAGAGCCGCACGAATTCCATTGGACCATGGAAGGCATTCGACGGGAGGCGGAGATCCCCGCCCCACCCCGATCACCGCACCTTCATGTGGCGGCGGAGGATGACGCGGTTGGGGATTCGGAAAATCGACGCTATCCGCGCATTGATTTAACCCTTCCCATCCTGTATAAAATTCTTCCGGACGCTCCACTTGTGGCGTCCCAGGCCGCGCTGCCAACGGTTCCAACCAAGGTGGATAACATTAGCCCGACAGGGGCTTGTCTCGTATTGGCGGAAAAACTTCCCAAAGGGACTAACCTGGCTCTTTCCTTTCACGTGGAAAAGAAAGGACCTATTTCGGCTGTGGGACGGGTCGTCTGGGCAAAGCCCACGGAGACGGCCCATCATTTTTTGACTGGATTGGAGTTTGTCGTTGTCTACCGAAAAACCCACACGAAAACAGAATACCTGAACACAAGCGTTTTGAAAGACCTCCTCGACCCCTCCTGA
- the bioA gene encoding adenosylmethionine--8-amino-7-oxononanoate transaminase — protein sequence MKKKSVEELDKKYLWHPFTQQSEWEKGDPIVIRSAKGSILTDARGRRYVDGVSSLWVTAHGHRHPALDRAVRRQLSRMAHTTFLGLTHEPAARLGQALVDISPPGLQRVFYSDNGATSVEVALKMAFQFWVHRGEDRPEYLALSGSYHGDTLGAVSVGGMAAFHKTFRPLLFKSHFAPAPHCYRCPFRKKEPQAELRTGDEPTDVKAPRPGDLRTATGCRWECLRGAEKILKTRGPRLAAAIVEPIVQGASGMRVMPQGYLKGFEQLCRRHNVLLIADEVATGFGRTGRMFAVEHEGVRPDFLCVAKALTGGYLPLAATLTTQKIYRTFLGRFEDFKTFFHGHSYTANPLACAVALENLSLYRKEKTLPHLNEKRQWLTEFLREVALFPHVGHVRQAGFMGGMELVKNKTTGQPYPSGLRMGNQVCRSLLKKGVWLRPLGDVIVILPPLSISKREWNRLAIGLMEVLKDV from the coding sequence ATGAAAAAGAAGAGTGTTGAGGAGCTGGATAAGAAATATCTTTGGCACCCGTTCACACAGCAGTCGGAGTGGGAAAAAGGTGATCCCATCGTTATTCGATCCGCCAAAGGATCGATCCTGACGGACGCTCGGGGGCGTCGTTATGTGGACGGGGTTTCATCACTCTGGGTGACGGCCCATGGGCACCGGCACCCCGCCCTGGATCGGGCTGTCCGGCGTCAACTTTCACGCATGGCCCATACCACGTTTCTCGGGTTAACCCATGAGCCTGCGGCGCGACTCGGGCAGGCGTTGGTGGATATATCTCCGCCGGGTCTTCAGCGGGTTTTTTATTCGGATAACGGCGCCACCTCTGTCGAGGTGGCTCTTAAAATGGCGTTTCAATTTTGGGTCCATCGGGGGGAAGACCGACCGGAATATCTCGCCCTTTCTGGATCCTACCACGGGGACACCTTGGGCGCCGTATCTGTCGGTGGTATGGCCGCATTTCACAAAACCTTTCGCCCGCTTCTTTTTAAATCCCATTTCGCCCCGGCACCCCATTGTTATCGATGCCCCTTTCGGAAAAAAGAACCTCAAGCGGAACTGAGGACAGGTGATGAGCCCACCGATGTGAAGGCCCCTCGGCCTGGGGATTTGAGAACCGCAACAGGGTGTCGATGGGAGTGTCTTCGCGGGGCAGAAAAAATTTTGAAAACCCGGGGGCCACGTTTGGCGGCGGCCATCGTGGAACCGATTGTTCAAGGGGCCTCGGGTATGCGCGTGATGCCCCAGGGGTATTTAAAGGGTTTTGAACAACTCTGTCGGCGACATAACGTTTTGCTCATTGCGGACGAAGTGGCTACAGGGTTCGGTCGAACCGGTCGGATGTTTGCCGTAGAGCATGAGGGCGTTCGCCCTGATTTCCTTTGCGTGGCTAAAGCTCTCACAGGAGGGTATCTCCCCTTGGCGGCCACGCTAACAACACAAAAAATATATAGGACTTTCCTGGGTCGCTTTGAAGATTTTAAGACCTTTTTCCATGGCCACAGTTACACAGCCAATCCACTTGCTTGCGCCGTGGCTTTGGAAAATCTATCCCTCTACCGGAAAGAGAAAACTCTTCCCCATTTGAATGAAAAGAGGCAATGGTTGACGGAATTTCTTCGGGAAGTTGCGCTGTTTCCCCACGTCGGGCACGTTCGTCAGGCCGGGTTCATGGGGGGAATGGAGTTGGTGAAGAACAAAACAACAGGGCAACCCTACCCCAGCGGTTTAAGGATGGGAAACCAGGTGTGCAGATCCCTTTTAAAGAAAGGGGTTTGGCTTCGTCCTCTTGGCGATGTGATCGTCATCCTCCCACCCCTCTCGATTTCCAAGCGCGAATGGAACCGCCTGGCTATAGGCCTGATGGAAGTTTTGAAAGACGTGTGA
- the bioF gene encoding 8-amino-7-oxononanoate synthase, translating to MNPTSLELNLTSALARLEEENRLRRPRTVQEVPAARTRVDGREIVNFSSNNYLGLAEDDRVRRAAAEAAAQWGAGSTGSRLMGGTLALHKEMETSLAQFKGSEASLLFPSGYHANLGMIPALAGPEDILFLDRLAHASLVDGARLAKARVRVFRHNDPEDLARALGRVSGSGNRWVLTESVFSMDGDRAPLKELVSVCQKYRAHLYVDEAHGTGVWGPEGRGWVNEQGVVSQVDVCMGTLSKAFGAQGGFICGSKPLIQWAINRARSFIYSTALAPAAVGAAQSALGIVQNEPERRERLFNLSARLWSGLGLVGQGPIIPLIVGEDARALSLSNALWEEGLFAPAVRFPTVPKGESRVRFSMTAAHSLTDIDRVLRVVSSWREKGEKIP from the coding sequence TTGAACCCCACTTCCCTCGAACTGAATCTCACCTCCGCCCTGGCCCGTTTGGAGGAAGAGAATCGTCTCCGCCGTCCACGTACCGTTCAAGAAGTCCCGGCCGCGCGCACGCGCGTGGATGGGAGAGAGATCGTAAATTTTTCCTCCAACAACTATCTGGGTTTGGCGGAAGACGACCGTGTTCGTCGTGCCGCGGCTGAGGCCGCGGCCCAATGGGGGGCGGGATCGACGGGGTCCCGGTTGATGGGGGGGACATTGGCTCTTCATAAAGAAATGGAAACTTCCTTGGCGCAATTTAAAGGAAGCGAAGCTTCTTTGTTGTTCCCTTCGGGATATCACGCCAATTTGGGTATGATTCCGGCTTTGGCTGGTCCTGAGGACATCCTTTTTTTGGATCGGTTGGCCCACGCGTCTTTGGTGGATGGCGCGCGCCTTGCAAAGGCTCGGGTGCGGGTCTTTCGTCACAACGATCCAGAAGATTTGGCCCGTGCTTTGGGCCGGGTTTCGGGGTCTGGAAATCGATGGGTTTTGACGGAAAGTGTTTTTTCTATGGATGGGGACCGGGCCCCACTGAAGGAATTGGTTTCGGTGTGTCAGAAATACAGGGCCCATCTTTATGTGGACGAAGCCCATGGCACCGGGGTGTGGGGTCCCGAGGGCCGCGGCTGGGTGAACGAACAGGGGGTGGTCTCCCAGGTGGATGTGTGTATGGGGACACTTTCCAAAGCTTTCGGAGCCCAGGGTGGATTTATCTGCGGCTCGAAACCCTTAATTCAATGGGCTATAAACCGAGCCCGCTCCTTTATTTACTCTACGGCATTGGCTCCGGCAGCGGTGGGGGCCGCCCAATCGGCTCTTGGGATCGTTCAGAACGAGCCGGAACGAAGGGAGCGGCTTTTCAATCTTTCCGCGCGGCTCTGGTCTGGGTTGGGATTGGTGGGACAGGGGCCGATTATCCCTTTGATCGTGGGAGAGGACGCACGGGCTTTGTCTCTTTCTAACGCGCTATGGGAGGAAGGACTATTTGCCCCCGCCGTCAGGTTTCCAACGGTGCCAAAAGGGGAAAGTCGGGTCCGTTTTTCGATGACAGCCGCCCACTCCCTAACGGATATTGACCGTGTCCTGCGGGTGGTGTCTTCCTGGCGGGAAAAAGGCGAAAAGATCCCGTGA
- a CDS encoding beta-ketoacyl-[acyl-carrier-protein] synthase family protein, whose translation MGGGRQAVITGLGLLTPLGADRESSWHALTEGRSAVSPEGGRVPLEEDGETRAIQLALKAAREAWGQSDLSHVDPDRLGCVVSSSKPLPPLGNSGVWRSPEEVPTAVARCFGAQGIVMNLTAACATGTQSLLAAAGWIEEGRADFVLAGASESALHPLYQAGFHRMGVISKAGRVRPFDRDRDGFLMGEGAAVFIVESMEGAVARGAPILARVMGGDFSSDAHHATRFNSNGDRMAASFRRALGRAGVSAESIHYVNTHGTGTILNDSLESKALISLYGNGSPPLSSTKGATGHLLGATGAVEIGFTLLALRDQRVPPTLHLTNPETDRLDFVANETRSVLVRRAVSLSYGFGGTLSAVVLGHPD comes from the coding sequence ATGGGAGGCGGGCGACAGGCCGTCATTACGGGGTTGGGGTTGCTGACTCCGCTCGGGGCGGATCGGGAATCCAGTTGGCACGCATTGACCGAAGGTCGATCGGCCGTCTCTCCTGAAGGCGGGCGGGTCCCTTTAGAAGAAGATGGGGAAACACGGGCGATTCAGTTGGCCTTAAAGGCCGCCCGGGAAGCGTGGGGTCAGTCGGATCTTTCGCACGTTGATCCGGACCGGTTGGGGTGTGTGGTCAGTTCCAGCAAGCCGTTACCTCCCCTGGGCAACAGCGGTGTTTGGCGGTCGCCGGAAGAGGTTCCGACCGCGGTGGCTCGTTGTTTTGGCGCCCAAGGAATCGTGATGAATCTCACCGCGGCGTGCGCGACAGGGACTCAATCCCTTTTGGCGGCGGCGGGATGGATTGAAGAAGGGCGGGCGGACTTCGTTTTGGCTGGAGCTTCGGAAAGTGCTCTTCATCCTCTTTATCAAGCGGGGTTTCACCGGATGGGGGTCATCTCCAAAGCGGGACGAGTGCGCCCCTTCGACCGAGATCGGGATGGGTTTCTGATGGGGGAAGGCGCGGCTGTTTTTATCGTGGAGTCCATGGAAGGCGCGGTCGCCCGGGGAGCCCCGATTCTGGCGCGGGTGATGGGGGGGGATTTTTCTTCCGACGCCCATCACGCCACGCGGTTCAATTCGAATGGTGATCGGATGGCCGCGAGCTTTCGGCGGGCTTTGGGACGGGCAGGAGTTTCTGCGGAGTCGATCCATTACGTGAATACCCACGGGACGGGAACGATTTTAAACGATTCTTTGGAATCGAAAGCGCTTATTTCTCTCTATGGAAACGGTTCCCCCCCCCTTTCTTCCACCAAGGGCGCCACAGGGCATCTTTTGGGGGCCACGGGGGCGGTGGAAATTGGGTTTACGCTTCTGGCTCTTCGGGACCAACGGGTTCCGCCGACACTCCATTTGACTAACCCCGAAACCGATCGGTTGGATTTCGTGGCGAATGAGACCCGTTCTGTTCTCGTTCGCCGGGCGGTTTCCTTGTCCTATGGATTTGGGGGCACGTTGTCGGCTGTGGTGCTGGGGCATCCCGATTGA
- a CDS encoding SDR family NAD(P)-dependent oxidoreductase: MNILITGASRGLGRRLALAFGRAGHAVAVNYRSRQAEAETVVSEIQGQGGKAEAFQADVSDLPQAQALVDAVVRKWGRLDGLINNAGVTRDRTIAKMSLEEWRDVIDTNLSAPFYCLQSAARHMTRDKGGFILNIGSIVGVKGGVGCANYAAAKAGLMGLTKAAARELGRFNIRVNGILPGFHLTEMGQQIPVAHREKVVSEHALGRTTAVEDLERFVLSLSETLTVSGQIFNIDSRVL; this comes from the coding sequence ATGAACATACTTATTACGGGGGCCAGTCGCGGTCTGGGGCGTCGTTTGGCCCTGGCCTTCGGTCGTGCGGGGCATGCTGTTGCCGTTAACTACCGGTCACGCCAGGCGGAGGCGGAAACTGTGGTGAGTGAGATCCAGGGGCAGGGGGGGAAGGCCGAGGCGTTCCAGGCGGACGTCTCCGACCTCCCACAGGCCCAGGCCCTGGTGGATGCCGTTGTCCGGAAATGGGGTCGGCTGGATGGACTGATCAATAACGCCGGAGTGACACGGGATCGCACCATCGCCAAAATGTCTTTGGAGGAGTGGCGGGATGTTATCGACACCAATTTGTCCGCACCGTTTTATTGTCTTCAATCGGCCGCTCGGCACATGACACGAGATAAAGGCGGGTTCATTCTTAATATCGGATCCATTGTCGGGGTAAAGGGTGGTGTGGGATGCGCCAACTATGCCGCCGCTAAAGCCGGGTTGATGGGGCTCACCAAAGCAGCCGCCCGGGAATTGGGTCGATTTAATATCCGAGTGAACGGGATCCTTCCAGGATTCCACCTGACGGAAATGGGGCAACAGATCCCGGTCGCCCACAGAGAAAAAGTGGTTTCGGAACATGCTCTTGGGCGAACCACAGCGGTGGAGGATCTGGAACGATTCGTCTTGTCCCTTTCGGAAACGCTTACGGTGTCCGGACAAATATTTAATATTGATTCACGCGTTCTCTGA
- the bioD gene encoding dethiobiotin synthase, with protein sequence MTPSLFLTATDTGVGKTFVGCVLAEMIRKSGKSVGVLKPFSAGDLDDALNLHKAAGKEGELNETTLLYCRLPLTPAAQIGLGTTGRRLVEKTFQETVVSVRAFQRKNDAVLVEGLGGVLAPLGGPYSVVDLILRLNLPVWIVSRAGLGTLNHTLLTVEALKNRGISIRRILLNGYKGKDLSEESNGRLLKKITGIPVTEVPHTSTRVRENKAKRVLWEAFQTDFLIP encoded by the coding sequence GTGACCCCTTCTCTGTTTTTAACGGCAACCGATACGGGTGTGGGAAAAACGTTTGTCGGTTGTGTTTTAGCCGAAATGATTCGGAAATCCGGTAAAAGTGTCGGGGTCTTGAAACCTTTCTCCGCTGGAGATCTTGACGATGCACTAAATCTTCACAAGGCGGCCGGAAAGGAGGGGGAACTTAACGAAACGACCCTGTTGTATTGCCGACTTCCACTCACCCCAGCCGCGCAAATCGGATTGGGGACAACAGGCCGACGCTTAGTGGAAAAAACATTTCAAGAAACGGTGGTCTCTGTTCGGGCTTTCCAGCGAAAGAACGACGCTGTTTTGGTGGAAGGATTGGGCGGGGTTTTGGCCCCCTTGGGTGGCCCCTATTCGGTGGTCGACCTAATCCTTCGTCTTAACCTGCCCGTGTGGATCGTGTCCCGGGCCGGATTAGGCACCCTGAACCATACGCTTCTCACCGTTGAGGCGCTTAAAAATCGAGGAATTTCTATCCGTCGAATCCTTTTAAACGGGTACAAAGGTAAAGATTTGTCTGAAGAGAGCAATGGCCGGCTCCTTAAAAAAATAACGGGAATCCCCGTGACGGAAGTCCCTCACACGTCCACACGCGTTCGGGAAAACAAAGCGAAACGGGTCCTCTGGGAAGCCTTCCAAACGGATTTTCTTATCCCATGA